The Bacteroidota bacterium genome contains a region encoding:
- the mutL gene encoding DNA mismatch repair endonuclease MutL codes for MSDIINLLPDSVANQIAAGEVIQRPASVVKELIENSIDSGATEIKVNIKDAGKTLIQVIDNGCGMSETDCRMAFERHATSKIKSANDLFEIRTMGFRGEALASIAAIARVELKTKLFDDELGTHIIISGSNVENQNIISCPNGSNFIIKNLFYNVPARRKFLKKDTTEFFHIINEFKRVALSNPEISFSLIHNENTIYNLPSSNRKLRISNIFGKSISQHLLSINTQSDILKISGFIGAPKLAKKNFGDQFFFANNRFMRHTYFHKAVVIAFENIISSELIPSYFLFLEIDPAEIDINIHPTKTEIKFEDESSIWQIIRLVVKEALGKFNIVPTLDFSTENPINIPILNQNSNLQPPSVEVNSAYNPFKNEKMEMQGKFAPSGSQKQNTANWEKLYDGVEKDFDMNLRPAETHSQTKIDTSNKIQINRNTIQIKNKYILISVKSGLMIIDQKRAHERIYYEYFQNIFNKKNFTIQKLLFPKTIELSPDNYEIFNEIYLSINSLGFNIEFKEKNNICINGVPSVFEIQEPEEFINLLIENYKEAEHDIAEKITDSVVISLAKTAAINYGTPLSSEEMNNIVDRLFACKLPNYSPGGKIIISILKIEDIENRFENMKA; via the coding sequence ATGTCAGATATAATAAATTTATTGCCTGATTCGGTTGCAAATCAGATTGCTGCAGGCGAAGTTATTCAACGACCGGCTTCGGTTGTAAAAGAATTGATAGAAAACTCTATTGATTCCGGAGCCACAGAAATTAAAGTCAATATTAAAGATGCAGGAAAAACCCTGATACAAGTGATTGACAATGGTTGCGGAATGTCTGAAACTGATTGTAGGATGGCTTTTGAGCGTCATGCAACATCAAAAATAAAAAGTGCAAATGACCTTTTCGAAATCCGCACTATGGGATTTCGGGGAGAAGCACTTGCGTCAATAGCTGCCATTGCCAGAGTTGAGCTAAAAACAAAACTTTTTGACGATGAACTTGGAACACACATAATTATAAGTGGATCGAATGTAGAAAATCAGAATATTATAAGTTGCCCAAATGGCTCGAACTTCATAATTAAAAATTTGTTTTATAATGTTCCTGCACGCCGAAAATTTCTAAAAAAAGACACAACAGAATTTTTTCATATCATCAACGAATTTAAGAGAGTAGCTTTAAGCAATCCCGAAATCTCGTTCAGCTTAATTCACAACGAAAATACAATTTATAATCTACCTTCATCGAATAGAAAACTTAGGATTTCAAATATTTTTGGAAAATCGATAAGCCAGCATTTACTTTCAATAAATACTCAATCTGACATCTTAAAAATATCAGGATTTATTGGGGCACCAAAACTGGCAAAAAAGAATTTTGGCGACCAATTTTTCTTTGCTAATAACAGATTTATGAGACATACTTACTTTCATAAGGCTGTTGTTATTGCTTTCGAAAATATTATCTCTTCAGAATTAATTCCCTCATATTTTTTATTTTTAGAGATAGATCCTGCGGAAATTGATATAAACATTCACCCAACAAAAACTGAAATAAAATTTGAAGACGAATCAAGTATTTGGCAGATTATTCGACTTGTTGTGAAAGAAGCACTGGGAAAATTTAATATAGTTCCAACACTCGATTTTAGCACTGAAAATCCAATAAATATTCCAATTTTAAATCAAAATAGCAATTTGCAGCCCCCATCAGTGGAGGTAAATTCTGCATATAATCCTTTCAAAAATGAGAAGATGGAAATGCAAGGAAAATTTGCACCATCAGGCTCACAAAAACAAAATACTGCAAACTGGGAAAAACTATACGATGGAGTAGAAAAAGATTTCGACATGAACCTAAGGCCTGCCGAAACTCATTCTCAAACCAAAATAGATACTTCTAATAAGATCCAAATTAATAGAAATACTATTCAAATAAAAAATAAATATATTCTGATTTCTGTAAAATCGGGATTAATGATAATTGACCAAAAAAGAGCTCATGAAAGAATTTATTATGAATATTTTCAAAATATTTTCAACAAAAAAAACTTTACAATTCAAAAACTTCTTTTCCCAAAAACAATAGAGTTATCACCAGATAATTATGAGATATTCAACGAAATATATTTATCAATAAATTCACTCGGTTTTAATATAGAATTCAAAGAAAAAAATAATATTTGCATAAATGGCGTACCTTCGGTTTTTGAAATTCAGGAACCGGAAGAATTCATAAACTTACTCATCGAAAATTATAAAGAGGCAGAACATGATATTGCTGAAAAAATTACAGATAGCGTAGTAATTTCACTCGCAAAAACGGCAGCAATAAACTATGGCACACCACTTTCTTCCGAAGAAATGAATAATATTGTTGATAGACTTTTTGCATGCAAACTGCCAAATTATTCGCCTGGTGGAAAAATAATTATTTCGATATTAAAAATCGAAGATATAGAAAATAGATTTGAAAATATGAAAGCTTAG
- a CDS encoding T9SS type A sorting domain-containing protein, with amino-acid sequence MREIALIRILKIVVFILFFFSVKIVFSQNYSQSSDNKNFLQSLYRYEKLKEIAYPYSTKSFDTNHFPYKLDNSLNSFFPPIRNQEFWNCGQQSGVGYTFTYEINLLRDLSSKESENQYPPDFTFNFLNQGISSSIGVSYFDSWNILKQFGSPNYNDFYADFEDDFTSHTMWMSGYDKYHRSMKNRVQDFYAIDVSSEDGLNVLKHWLFNHFDSSNFGGLANFYSSTIWPSQINQLPEGTHEAGKWVITRWSSTISHAMTIVGYNDSIRFDYNNDGIFSNNIDLNGDSILDMKDWEIGGVLFANSYGASWADSGKAYFMYKLLAESLDDGGIWNNAVHILQPKTNYEPKLTLDLQLEHEQRNMIKIATGFSYNLKSDKPDEIFEFPIFNFQGGSNSMQGFNEAWSKHIEIGLDISFLLDEMEADKDLKIFTLIYEKDVDSISEGKIFAANLIDYQENKKSNFIEKSVEIINNNLTKISMPYRKNSGCIKIETIELPEAQVFEQYYFQLFAEGGNIPYSWTLDLSYEQESFQHSFPNIDGKELAFSNLISGAVFQELDFSFPFFQNSYDSVIVTTEGTIIFNLTDIIPYYNNTASSLAINKVIAPFGSNLRIIPTQGDAVWYEGNENVACFRWQMSTEINPLKTLVNFAVKLYPSGVIEFYYDEISDSDSTNSIIENHYWYSGISNGDEKHYHISDCSNICKIPENYSLRFIPPEFPNEIEMSGSGLISFMPIINNKNWNINIRVSDNNTYTKTSLNVETTNKLQVQKFVGKLEQNFPNPFAEKTSIVFTNENACFVKLEIYNISGEHIKTLLQEFKEKGVHSIEWDCTDGQNVKVSGGVYFSKLSLKNEIFVKKILHL; translated from the coding sequence GTGAGAGAAATTGCCTTGATTAGAATTCTAAAAATTGTGGTTTTCATCTTATTTTTCTTTTCAGTAAAAATAGTTTTCTCTCAAAATTATAGCCAAAGTTCAGACAACAAAAACTTCCTACAATCTTTATATAGATACGAAAAGCTAAAAGAAATTGCTTATCCTTATTCTACGAAAAGTTTTGATACTAATCATTTTCCATACAAACTTGACAATTCTTTAAATAGTTTTTTCCCACCAATCAGGAATCAAGAATTTTGGAACTGTGGGCAACAAAGTGGTGTAGGATACACTTTTACGTACGAAATAAATTTGCTTCGAGACTTAAGTTCAAAAGAAAGTGAAAATCAATATCCCCCAGATTTTACCTTCAATTTTTTAAATCAAGGAATTTCAAGTAGCATAGGAGTTAGTTATTTCGATAGCTGGAATATTCTGAAACAGTTTGGAAGCCCAAACTACAATGATTTTTATGCCGATTTCGAAGACGATTTTACAAGTCATACCATGTGGATGTCTGGATACGATAAATACCATCGTTCAATGAAAAATAGAGTTCAGGATTTCTATGCAATAGATGTAAGTTCAGAGGATGGATTGAATGTATTGAAACATTGGCTATTTAATCATTTTGACAGCTCGAATTTTGGTGGTCTTGCAAATTTTTACTCATCCACAATCTGGCCAAGCCAAATAAATCAATTGCCCGAAGGAACTCATGAGGCTGGCAAGTGGGTAATAACCAGGTGGAGTAGCACAATATCACATGCAATGACAATTGTTGGATACAATGATTCGATAAGATTTGATTACAACAATGATGGTATTTTTTCAAATAATATTGATTTAAATGGCGATAGCATCCTTGATATGAAAGACTGGGAAATTGGAGGAGTTTTATTTGCTAACAGCTACGGAGCTTCATGGGCAGATTCTGGGAAAGCATATTTCATGTATAAACTATTGGCAGAATCTTTGGATGATGGTGGAATTTGGAATAATGCAGTCCACATTTTACAACCCAAAACAAACTATGAACCAAAACTAACTTTAGACTTGCAACTTGAACATGAGCAGAGAAATATGATTAAAATTGCCACTGGTTTTAGTTACAATCTTAAGAGCGACAAACCAGATGAAATATTTGAATTCCCAATATTTAATTTTCAGGGAGGCTCAAATTCGATGCAAGGATTTAATGAGGCATGGTCAAAGCATATCGAAATTGGGCTTGATATTTCATTTTTATTAGATGAAATGGAAGCAGATAAAGATTTGAAAATTTTTACTTTGATATACGAAAAAGACGTAGATAGTATATCGGAAGGTAAAATATTTGCGGCTAATCTTATTGATTATCAGGAAAATAAAAAAAGCAATTTTATTGAAAAATCGGTTGAAATAATAAATAATAATCTAACTAAAATCAGTATGCCATATAGGAAAAATTCTGGTTGCATAAAAATTGAAACCATAGAATTGCCTGAGGCACAGGTTTTTGAACAATATTATTTTCAATTATTTGCCGAAGGAGGAAATATTCCATATTCATGGACTTTAGATTTGTCTTACGAACAGGAAAGTTTTCAGCATTCTTTTCCAAATATTGATGGCAAGGAGCTTGCATTCAGTAATTTAATTTCAGGTGCAGTTTTTCAAGAATTAGATTTTAGTTTTCCGTTCTTTCAAAATTCGTATGATAGTGTAATCGTTACGACCGAAGGAACAATTATTTTTAATTTAACTGATATAATTCCATACTATAACAATACGGCGAGTTCGCTTGCAATAAATAAAGTTATTGCACCTTTTGGCAGCAATTTGCGGATTATTCCTACGCAAGGCGATGCAGTTTGGTATGAAGGAAATGAAAATGTTGCCTGTTTCAGATGGCAGATGTCCACCGAAATAAATCCACTTAAGACTTTGGTAAATTTTGCTGTAAAATTGTATCCTTCGGGTGTGATAGAATTTTATTACGACGAAATTTCTGACAGCGATTCAACAAATTCGATAATTGAAAATCATTATTGGTATTCGGGAATCTCGAATGGAGACGAAAAACATTATCATATATCAGATTGTTCAAACATATGTAAAATACCTGAAAATTATTCGCTAAGATTCATTCCGCCAGAGTTCCCAAACGAAATTGAAATGTCTGGTTCTGGTTTAATTAGTTTCATGCCAATTATTAACAATAAGAATTGGAATATAAATATTAGAGTTTCAGACAATAATACTTATACTAAAACTTCACTAAATGTTGAAACTACTAACAAATTGCAAGTACAAAAATTTGTTGGAAAACTTGAGCAAAATTTCCCAAATCCGTTTGCTGAAAAAACATCAATAGTTTTTACAAATGAAAACGCCTGTTTTGTAAAATTGGAAATTTACAATATTAGTGGTGAACATATAAAAACTCTGTTGCAAGAATTTAAAGAAAAGGGTGTTCATTCGATAGAATGGGATTGCACCGATGGGCAAAATGTTAAAGTATCCGGTGGTGTTTATTTCTCAAAATTAAGCTTAAAAAACGAAATATTTGTGAAGAAAATATTGCATCTCTAA
- a CDS encoding response regulator — MKNANLFEWSDKTILIVEDIDINNIFFEAALRKTQAKLIYAFNGIEAVDICKKNKDIDVILMDLQLPEMDGYEASRQIRSFRKDVPIIAQTAHLLINAEANCYKAGCNDFLTKPIRLNHLLTSISKYI, encoded by the coding sequence ATGAAAAATGCTAATCTATTTGAATGGTCTGATAAAACAATATTAATTGTTGAAGATATTGATATTAACAATATTTTTTTTGAAGCCGCTTTACGGAAAACTCAAGCAAAATTGATATATGCTTTTAATGGTATAGAAGCTGTAGATATCTGTAAAAAAAACAAAGATATTGATGTGATTTTGATGGACTTACAATTGCCAGAAATGGATGGCTACGAAGCAAGTCGTCAGATTAGAAGCTTTCGGAAAGATGTCCCAATTATTGCTCAAACAGCTCATCTACTCATAAATGCAGAAGCTAATTGCTACAAAGCCGGTTGCAACGATTTTCTAACAAAACCTATTAGGCTGAATCATTTATTAACGAGTATAAGCAAATATATATAG
- the ybeY gene encoding rRNA maturation RNase YbeY, which produces MSVNFFNEETNFDFTDFEFLKDWISKVVINENSIIAEINYIFCSDKYLLELNKKHLNHNYFTDVITFNYSEGSEISADIFISLDRVKENAEKYSVSFQNELSRVALHGVLHLLKYDDKTDEEKEIMTQKEDFYLEILP; this is translated from the coding sequence TTGTCTGTCAATTTTTTTAATGAAGAAACGAATTTTGATTTTACTGATTTTGAATTTCTTAAAGATTGGATAAGTAAAGTTGTAATTAATGAAAACAGCATTATAGCCGAAATAAATTATATTTTTTGTTCCGATAAATATCTTTTAGAGCTAAACAAAAAACATCTCAACCACAACTATTTCACTGACGTGATAACTTTCAATTATTCTGAAGGAAGCGAAATTTCTGCCGACATTTTTATTAGTTTAGACAGAGTAAAAGAAAATGCGGAAAAATATTCGGTGTCTTTCCAAAACGAACTTTCAAGAGTTGCACTGCATGGTGTTTTGCATCTGTTAAAATATGATGACAAAACCGATGAAGAGAAAGAAATTATGACGCAAAAAGAAGATTTTTATCTCGAAATATTGCCCTAA
- a CDS encoding ATP-binding protein, which translates to MMRKKIEFLSEVKNLCLVEKLIDDISTELNISDEIYGKIQVSIIEGVNNAIFHGNKLDGSKMVVLSSFTDDNFLVFTIVDEGTGFNFNRIPDPTSPENIEKPHGRGVFLMKHLSDDLKFFDEGRKIEIKFKLN; encoded by the coding sequence TTGATGAGAAAGAAAATTGAATTCCTGTCGGAAGTTAAGAACCTTTGCCTCGTTGAAAAGTTAATTGATGATATTTCTACTGAATTAAATATTAGCGATGAAATATACGGGAAAATTCAGGTTAGCATAATCGAAGGAGTGAACAATGCGATATTCCATGGTAACAAATTAGATGGTTCTAAAATGGTTGTTTTAAGCTCTTTTACCGACGATAACTTTTTAGTTTTTACTATAGTAGATGAAGGAACAGGATTTAATTTTAATAGAATTCCGGATCCAACCTCACCAGAAAATATTGAAAAGCCTCATGGTCGTGGTGTATTTTTAATGAAACATCTTTCAGACGACTTGAAATTTTTTGATGAAGGAAGGAAAATTGAAATCAAATTTAAATTAAATTAA